DNA from Halococcus salifodinae DSM 8989:
CGATGCCCCGTCGTCACTCTCGGTGTCACTCATGCCCCCATTACACCGAGGACGTACTTAAATTCGCGGCGATCAGACGTGTTTCGCCACGATCGCGAGAACGTCGTCGAGCTCGTCTCCCGACAGCGAAAACCGCTCCTGGGCGTAGATCGCCCGGAGCTCGTCACGGTTCGCCGGTTTGAGATCCGCGATCTTGTACGCGGTCGGTTCGTCGACTTTCTCGTGGTCGCGGAGCTCGGCCACGAACTCTCGGGCCTCCTCGGGCGTGAGATCCGCGAATCGGTTGACGTGATCGATGGCGCGTGCGAGCTCGTAGGGCATCTCACGGTCCTCGTCGGCCGCGTGCTCGGCCTCGACGTCGGCGAGCAGTTCCTTGGTTTCGGCAAGCGTGAGATACTCCTCGTCGAGCTGCTCCTTGAAGATCGTCATTCCTGCCGGCTGAGATGCTCCGGGGTGACGATCAGGGTCTTCGCGGTGTCGCCGTCGACGATCTCGACCTGATAGGCACGACCCTGGCTGCCGAGCACCTCGCCAGTGTGACCGTTGAACCGAGGATGGAATCGTCCATCGGGGACGCTCGGATCGAGATTGAGGTGGACGCGATCGCCCTCGTCGAAGTCCTCGATCGCACGCTGGGGCGGGGACGTGCCGCGCTCACGTGGATCGTTCGAGAGCTTGTGCCGGGTCTTCTTCAGTGGTCCTTTCGAGTTAGGCATACGGCTCGGTTGTTTTCCGGCCGTGATAAAACGTGCGTTCCGGGCCGACACGTCGCGACGGTCGCAACGCCTCTCCCGCTTATATCCGGCCGACGTTCTCGACTGCGACGCTTTCGACGGTATCGACCTCGGTGAACGCCTCCTCGACCGCCTCGGTCCCACCGGCGTCGTCGGGCACGATCACCGTCGGCAGGAGGGCAACGAGGCCGAACGCGACGTCGTCGCGCTTGAACCCGTTGATCTTCGCGCCCTCGGGTAGCGAGTCCTCGAGTTCGTGCTGGAGCTCGTCGAGGTCGATCTCGGGGCTCTCCGGCATCACCTTGAGCTTCGCGGCGACCTTCCCCATCGTTAGGGCCCTGTGAACCCGCAGTCGGGACACTCGTAGAGGTTACTCTGCTTGCGACAGGTCGCACACCGGTAGATCTGGGTCCCACACTCGGGACAGTCGAAGGCGGCGGCGTTGGTGCCCGAGATGTTGATCCCACACGAGACACACGAGCGGGTCTGGCTTCCCTGTTGTTCGCTTTCGCTCATGATGGATCGGATGCGACCGGCAGGTTAAGTCTTGTCGAAACCCGCTCGCGACCAAGCGAAAAATCGGCACGTTCGATCGGCGCAGTCGGTCGCGGAGCGCCCGAGGACTACTCGACGGTGATCTCGGCGTCGTCGACGACGGCGCTGCCGTCCTGGACGTAGGCACCGTCGGCCTCGCCGCCGGAGGTGAGGAAGTCGTAGCTGCCGTTGCCGTTGGTGTCCTTGTGCGGCATGGCGATCAGGGTCTGGTCCTCCTCGAGGCTCGACTGATCGTAGTCCCCGCCGGGGACGCCCGAGTACAGCGGTACGTTCACGTCCATCTGCGTGCCGGCGTCGAACTTCTCGGAGACGCCGATGACGCTCCCGGCGACGTTACCGTCGAGCAGACTGCTGTCGTGCATCGCGACGAACCCACCGTCGGGCAGCGCGGCCGACGCGACCGTGACGCTCGATCCGTCCGTGGTCTGGTTCTCGAACGTCGCCGACGCCATCTCGGGCACGTCGTTCTCGCCGACGATGAACTGTTTGGCGATCGGAAGCACCTGGTCCATCGAGCGCGCCTCGTTGAACGCCTCTGGTGCGGGCCGCTGGAGGTTGAGCAACTGGAAGTACGTCTGGTGTTCGGCCTCCACGCTGTGGATGCTGAGCGCGGCCTTCAGCACTTCCTCGTTGTCGATCATCGGTGCTGCGCCGGCGTAGGCGGAGACGCCGATGGCCTCGATCCGGTCGCTGAGTGCGACGAACTCCTCCATCGAGGAGTACGGGAACTCGTACTCGGCGGCCTCGACGGGTGTACCGCCGAGATCGTTGATCGTCTGTGTCAGCGCCTCGACGTGGGCCTGTTCGTGGTCCCGAACGTCCTGGATCTGCTGGTACGTCGAGTACTGGAGGGTCGGTCGCGCGAAGTACTGGGCCACTGCCGACCGTTCGACTTCCTCCTCGGAGTGTTCGGCGAGGAACTGGTCGTAGTAGTTCGCTTCGAGGTGTTCGAGCGTCAGCGCGAAGTTCAGGATGTCGACGTCGCTCGGACCCGATCCACTGCTTCCGCCGTCGCTGCCGCCCTCGTTCGCGGCAGCGGTGCCGGCTCCGAGCGCCGACAGCGCGGTTGCGCCGGCACCGACTTTCGCCGCATCGCCCATGAACGCCCGCCGCGAGCGCAGTTGATCGCTGACCTGTCCGACGAAGTCGAGAACGCCATCAGACTCCTCTCGGATCGTGTTGTTATCAGTCATTGTCGTTCCGTGCGTCGCCGCACGGACCGTTGTTCGCCCATCGTCCGTATGAAGGTAGGCCGAACTGCGGCCCAAATTCGTCTGATGGGGCCGGGACGGCAGTGAACGGAGACGGCTCTCGGCGGTGCGTGACCGTTCGAAAAATCGAGAGTGTGGTGCCGCTGGATTACTCGGAGACGATCAGCGGGGAGACGATACCGACGACCTGGTCCATGCTGCGGGCCGGGTCGAACGCGTCCGGCATCGAGCTCTTCGGCAGGAGCGCACCGAAGTAGCTGGTGTGGCGTGCCTCGACCGAGTGGATCGACAGTCCCGCCTTCACGACAGCTTCGGCCTCGAGGAACGGCGCTGCGCCCGCGTACGCCGACGTGCCGACCGCTTCGACACGGTTCGAGAACTTGACGAACGATTCGAGCGAATCGTACGGGAACTCGTAGTCGGCAGCCTCGACCGGCGTGCCGCCGAGGTCGTTGATCGTCTTCGTGAGTGCCTCGACGTGAGCCTCCTCGTGGTCGCGGATCGTCACGAGCTCCTGCCAGGTCGAGTACTGGAGCTGCGGATCGGCGAACTTCGCCCCGATGGCGTCGGATCGCTCGATCTCGCCCTCGGAGTACTCGTCGAGGAACTCGTTGTAGTACGCGGCCTCGAGATGTTCGAGCGTCAGCGCGAAGTTCAGGATATCGACGTCGCTGGCCTCGTGATAGGCGGCCGCAGAGCCCGACGCGACGGTCCCGAGCGCGACCGCACCGGCCCCGGCCTTCGCAGCGTTGCCCATGAACGAACGTCGGTTCAGTGCGCCGCTGACACGGCCGAGCAGGTCCCGCGTGCTCTCGCTCGCGCGGTCGATGCCGTCGTCTGTGTTGTCGAACTCGAAGTCGTCCGGATCGACGAAGCTCTCCCCTGCTTCGATGCGTTCCGCAATAGTGTCGTTTGACATAGTTGGGTGCTCACCCACTCCGTAATCACACCAAGACCATATAAAAATATACCCCGAACTCGGACCCAAATTCGTCCCCGTTCACGCTGCTGCCATCCCATTGCATCGATTCATGCAGCCCGAACCGTGCTGCCGTGCACTGGCCGGTGGTGTGCCGGTAACGAGACCGATCAAACGGGACTCGCACAACGGTATCACCGAGCGTGCCATGGACTATCTCAACCCGAACGCTTTAACTGGCTGTCCGCGAATCGTCCCATGATACACGAAAACAGTGATGGATCACTGCACGGACGACGGCCGGCGGTCGCCCGCGTTCGAACCACCGGTTCGTCACGCGGTTTCGTCGTCCCGTCACGGTCGGGATCCGTTCGGCGGAGAACCCATCGACCGGGCGATCGCCTGGCGGCCAGAGGGACATCGGACGCCGACGCAGCGACGTCTTCCACGTGGTGGTGCGTCGTGAATCTGATCGCCGTCGTCGATATTGCTCATTCGGATCTCTCCCTGGCACCGACGATCCGCGAGTGTTCCGACGTGACGATCCGGGTCGTGCCACAGTCCGGCACCGATCCCGACACGGGGATCTTCTTCTTCCTCGTCGAGAACCCCGGTGAGGAGTTCGAAGCCCAGCTCGACGAGGACCACACGGTCGCGGAGTGGGAGTTGGTGGCGGGCTCGGAAGCGACCCGCGTCTATCGGATCCGCCACCCGCCCGAGACGAAGCTCATCTCGCCGAAGACGAGCGAGCTCAGCGGGCTGATGCGCGAGGCGATCACCAACGCCCGCGGCTGGACGGTCCGACTCCAGTTTCCCGACCGGGAAGCGCTCGCCGCGCTTGCGGACTACTGCGACGAAGAGGACATCTCCTTTACCCTCCAGCAGATGTTCCGGCAGGACGAGTGGAACGGCGGCGAACCCACGGGACTGACCGAGGCCCAGCGCGTCGCGCTGGTGACGGCCTACGAGAACGGCTACTTCGAGGAGCCGCGCGAGGCCCGCCTCGCCGACATCGCGGCCGAACTCGATCTCTCGCCGACAGCCGTCGGCGGTCGGATCCGTCGTGGGACGGCGAAGCTCGTCGAGACGGCGCTCTTGGAGGAATAACTCGATCGCGGTCGGCGTATCGATCGCCATAGCGTCGTCCACTCGCCGTGACGCACCGACTGACACGCGTGATCCGCGACAAAAACGACGGCCGGCTGGCGCGAGCGAGTTTTACTCGGACTCGGCGTCCTTTCGCGCGTTCAGTTTGGCCTGCTCGCGGGCGCTCGGGTTGACCGACTCCTTGAACGGCACTTCGGCCACCGTGGCGTACACCGACTCGCCAGGCTCCTCGGCGTACTCGTCGGGGAGATGCACCTGGAACTCGATATCGAGATCCTCCTCGTAGATCTCGTCGTCGAGCGCCGCGTCGGTCTCTTTCTGGAGTTTCTCCGCCGGCACGAACCCCAGGCCGATGTTGGTCTCCAGCTCGGGGTTGTGCCACGGCGAGGTCATGTACCCACACTCCTCGCCCGTGTCGGGATCGGAGACGAGCCAGAAGTCGGACGCGTAGTCCCGGATCGGCTCGCCCGCCATCTTCAGCCCGACCATCTTGAGATTGAACGGGTACTCGCCGTTCTCGATCTGCTCCTGCTGTGCTTCGAGTGCCTCCTTGCCGACGTAGTCGCCGTCCTTGTCGTCGGGGACCTGGTAGCCGAGGTTGACCTGGAACGGCGAGGTCTCGTGGTCCATGTCCTGGCCCCACGAGAGGATGCCTGCTGCGATCCGACGGTGGTGGCCCGGCGCGATCTGCATCCCGCCGTGGTCCTTCACGGTCTCCAGTACGGGGTCCCACACCCGCTCGGCGTTCTCCATCGCCTCTTTCACGTAGATCTCGAAGCCCTTCTCACCCGAAAAGCCGGTCTGGCTCACGAGCACGGGACAGCCGTCGACCTCGGCCTCCATCAGGCCGTAGTAGGGGATTTCAGATACTTCCTCGCCGACGACCTCGCGCATCACGTCCTCGGAGCGCGGGCCCTGGATCTGCATCGGCGCGACGTCGATCTCGTCGATCTCGACGTCGAACTCCTTGCCGACGTTGACGCCCTCGATCCACTGCATCAGCGTGGAGTCGGAGATCGAGAACCAGAACTCGTCTTCCTCGACGCGCAGCAAGATCGGATCGTTCAGCACGCCGCCGTCCTCGTTGCAGAGGATGACGTACTTGCCGTGCATCGGCTCGATCTCGGTCGCGTCCCGGGTGATGACGTAGTCGGTGAGCGCCTCCGCATCGGGGCCCTTCACGCGGATCTGGCGCTCCACGGCGACGTCCCAGAGGGTGACGGCCTCGGTCAGTGCTTCGTACTCGGCCATCGCGCCGCCGTCTTCGGGTTCGACCAGCCCTCGGGGGTGGTAGAGCCGGTTGTAGACCGTCGCGCGCCACGCGCCCTCCTCGTTGAACGACTTGTGGAAAAAGGGAGATTTGCGGACCCGGGTCGAGACCAGCATCTCGATGCCCGGGTCGCCCGACTGGCGCAGGTTTCGCGGGAGCACGCGGTCGGACTGGTCGACGTTCGGGTGGTTCGGATGCGAATCGCGTTCGGTGGACGGTGGTTCGGATTCTGCCATCGCCCTCGATTAGTGTTCCTCCGGAACATAAATGAAAGAGTTAACAGCACCACCCATTTATACCGGGGGTCGTCGATACCGTTCTCTCTGCGGCCGTTTCGTCCATCGGCCGCGCAGCCGGACGTGTCGTGAGCCACAGTACCGTCACTGGAAACCCGTTCATTCCGAGATCGGTGGCGTGCGGCTGCGTGCCCCTCCGTCAGCGCGCAACCCCTGTGCGAGGTCTGTGCGAACGGGGGCCATGCGCGGCGCTACGCGCCGCGAATTCGAGGCGGCTTCGCCGCCTCGTGCCGCCCGTGAGCAGACGCAACGAGGGCCGCCAAGCGGACGGGGAGCACCGTGGGACCAGAGGTCCCACGAGCCGTGCGAGCGGGCTTCGCCCGCGAGCAGAGCACGACCCGTGAGCGAAGCGAGTGCAGGCTCGTCAGAGCGAAGCTCTGACGGTGGATGACTGAGCGAAGCGAACGTCGTGAGCGAGCGAAGGAATCGGCTGGGGAGGCGTGTGGCCTGCGGTTTTCGTTTGAGTCGTGATTCGTTCGATACTGCGGTACTGTCGATCGGAACGTCGGCTCGATAGGATCGGTTGTCTGCCACTGGCTCTGCGACGGCGATCGTCGAAACGTTCTGAGCGACAGCATGCGTGCCGAGCCTGCCCATCGTCACGGACAGGTTCAAGCGAGGGCCGCTCCACATCGTTCGTATGCCGACCGCCGAACGGCTGCGTGGCGAGCCGGTCGCGGCCGAGATCCGAGCCGACGTGCGCGATCGCGTCCGCGAACTCGACGAGCGAGGCGTCACGCCGACGCTCGGGACCGTGCTGATGAGCGACGACCCGGCCGACGAGCGGTTCGTGGCGCTGAAACACGCGGCCTGTCGCGACCTCGATATCGCGAGCCGGGACGTCCGGATCGATCCCGGCGCACCCGCGGAGCGACTCCATCAGGCGATCGATCGGCTGTGCGCTGACCCCGAAATCGACGGCGTGTTCGTCCAGATCCCGCTGCCGGACCACGTCGCGCTCGCCGAGGTACGGCGACGGCTCGATCCGGCGACGGACGTCGACTGTCTCAGTTTCGCGAACCTCGGCCGGCTCGTTCGGGGTGATCCCCGCTATCTTCCAGCGACGTCCGCCGCCGTCCGTCGTCTCCTCACAGCGAACGACGTCTCGATCGAAGGCGAGGACGTCGCCATCGTCGGTCGCTCGGAGATCGTCGGCAAACCCCTCGCGAATCTGCTCCTTCACGACGCGCCGGACGGCAACGCCACCGTCACCGTCTGTCATTCTCGAACCACGGATCTCGGTGCCGTGACTCGCTGGGCGGACATCGTGGTTACCGCCGTCGGCGTGCCGGGACTCGTCGACGACTCGATGCTCTCGCCGGGCGTCACCGTCGTCGACGTGAGTGCGAACCGGATCGAGTCGGAAAGCGGGGAAGACACGCAGGTCGTTGGCGATGTCGACTTCGAGAGCGCGGCGGCGGTCGCGGGGGCGATCACGCCGGTCCCTGGCGGTGTCGGCCCGGTCACGCTCGCGATGCTCGTTTCGAACGTCGTCCTCGCGGCCGAGCGCCGAGCGGACGGCGAGGGCTGAGCACCAGGCGCTCAGTCCTTGGTGCTACCGATCGTCGGGACGACAGCGCCGTTCGAAGTTCTCCAGCATCGTCATGCCGACGTCGGTCAGGATGCTCTCGGGGTGGAACTGGACGCCCTCGTGGGGGAGTTCGCGGTGGCGCACGCCCATCACGACGCCGTCGGTTCCGGCTGCGACCGACGAGCCTTCGTCCGTCGTGCTCGTGGCAGTGCCCGCCGAGTGCGCCGTCTCGACAAGAGGGTCCGGGAGGTCGTCGCGCTCGATCGCGAGGGAGTGATACCGGCCGGCGGCGAACGTCTCGGCCAGCCCTGCGAAGACCCCGCGACCGTCGTGGCGAACCGTCGAGGGCTTGCCGTGGACCACGCTGGGCGCGTGGCCGACCGGCGCGCCGTGGGCCGCACACAGCGCCTGATGGCCGAGACACACCCCAAGGGTGGGGTAGTCGAGCTCGCGGAACACCGGGATCGACACGCCGGCGTCGGCGGGCGTGCCTGGTCCTGGGGAGACCACGATTCCGTCGGGGTCCAGCTCTCGAATCCCTGCGACGTCGATCGCGTCGTTGCGCCGCACCACGATCTCGCCGTCTTCGGGAGCGTCGACCGCCGCGCCGGCGTACTGGACGAGATTGTAGACAAAGGAGTCGTAGTTGTCGATCACGAGGATCCGGGTCATCGGTCCGCAGCCTCCCCATCGTCGGGTGTGGACGCACCGCCGTCCGCCGCAGTCGCACGCTCGATTCCGAGGTCGCCGTGATCGCCGAGCGTGTCGTCGATCGCGGTGATCAGCGCACGGCCCTTATCGAGGGTTTCGGCGTACTCGCTATCGGGTTCGGAGTCGTGGACGATCCCCGCACCAACCCTCAGGAAGTACTCCTCGCGGCGGCCCACCAGCGTCCGGATCGTCATGTTGAGCGTGGCGCGGCCATCGAACCCGAAGACGCCGATCGAGCCGGTGTAGGGGCCGCGCCTGGTCGTCTCGACCTCGTCGATGATCTCCATCGTCCGGGGTTTGGGCGCGCCGGTGATCGTCCCCCCAGGAAAGGTCGCGGCGACGGCATCCACGAGGTCACGGTCAGTACGGAGGCGTCCCTCGACCAGCGAGACGAGATGCATCACTTCGGAGTAGCGGTCGACCCGGCGGTACTCCGAGACCTCGACGCTGCCGTACTCGCTCACCTTCCCGAGGTCGTTGCGCTCCAGATCGACCAGCATCGCGTGTTCGGCGCGTTCCTTCTCGTCCGTGAGGAGGTCGTGTTC
Protein-coding regions in this window:
- a CDS encoding ferritin-like domain-containing protein, with amino-acid sequence MSNDTIAERIEAGESFVDPDDFEFDNTDDGIDRASESTRDLLGRVSGALNRRSFMGNAAKAGAGAVALGTVASGSAAAYHEASDVDILNFALTLEHLEAAYYNEFLDEYSEGEIERSDAIGAKFADPQLQYSTWQELVTIRDHEEAHVEALTKTINDLGGTPVEAADYEFPYDSLESFVKFSNRVEAVGTSAYAGAAPFLEAEAVVKAGLSIHSVEARHTSYFGALLPKSSMPDAFDPARSMDQVVGIVSPLIVSE
- a CDS encoding anthranilate synthase component II, translated to MTRILVIDNYDSFVYNLVQYAGAAVDAPEDGEIVVRRNDAIDVAGIRELDPDGIVVSPGPGTPADAGVSIPVFRELDYPTLGVCLGHQALCAAHGAPVGHAPSVVHGKPSTVRHDGRGVFAGLAETFAAGRYHSLAIERDDLPDPLVETAHSAGTATSTTDEGSSVAAGTDGVVMGVRHRELPHEGVQFHPESILTDVGMTMLENFERRCRPDDR
- a CDS encoding elongation factor 1-beta, producing MGKVAAKLKVMPESPEIDLDELQHELEDSLPEGAKINGFKRDDVAFGLVALLPTVIVPDDAGGTEAVEEAFTEVDTVESVAVENVGRI
- a CDS encoding 50S ribosomal protein L21e, whose amino-acid sequence is MPNSKGPLKKTRHKLSNDPRERGTSPPQRAIEDFDEGDRVHLNLDPSVPDGRFHPRFNGHTGEVLGSQGRAYQVEIVDGDTAKTLIVTPEHLSRQE
- a CDS encoding bifunctional 5,10-methylenetetrahydrofolate dehydrogenase/5,10-methenyltetrahydrofolate cyclohydrolase, producing the protein MPTAERLRGEPVAAEIRADVRDRVRELDERGVTPTLGTVLMSDDPADERFVALKHAACRDLDIASRDVRIDPGAPAERLHQAIDRLCADPEIDGVFVQIPLPDHVALAEVRRRLDPATDVDCLSFANLGRLVRGDPRYLPATSAAVRRLLTANDVSIEGEDVAIVGRSEIVGKPLANLLLHDAPDGNATVTVCHSRTTDLGAVTRWADIVVTAVGVPGLVDDSMLSPGVTVVDVSANRIESESGEDTQVVGDVDFESAAAVAGAITPVPGGVGPVTLAMLVSNVVLAAERRADGEG
- a CDS encoding HVO_2753 family zinc finger protein, with amino-acid sequence MSESEQQGSQTRSCVSCGINISGTNAAAFDCPECGTQIYRCATCRKQSNLYECPDCGFTGP
- a CDS encoding ferritin-like domain-containing protein, whose protein sequence is MTDNNTIREESDGVLDFVGQVSDQLRSRRAFMGDAAKVGAGATALSALGAGTAAANEGGSDGGSSGSGPSDVDILNFALTLEHLEANYYDQFLAEHSEEEVERSAVAQYFARPTLQYSTYQQIQDVRDHEQAHVEALTQTINDLGGTPVEAAEYEFPYSSMEEFVALSDRIEAIGVSAYAGAAPMIDNEEVLKAALSIHSVEAEHQTYFQLLNLQRPAPEAFNEARSMDQVLPIAKQFIVGENDVPEMASATFENQTTDGSSVTVASAALPDGGFVAMHDSSLLDGNVAGSVIGVSEKFDAGTQMDVNVPLYSGVPGGDYDQSSLEEDQTLIAMPHKDTNGNGSYDFLTSGGEADGAYVQDGSAVVDDAEITVE
- a CDS encoding glycine cleavage system protein T; translation: MAESEPPSTERDSHPNHPNVDQSDRVLPRNLRQSGDPGIEMLVSTRVRKSPFFHKSFNEEGAWRATVYNRLYHPRGLVEPEDGGAMAEYEALTEAVTLWDVAVERQIRVKGPDAEALTDYVITRDATEIEPMHGKYVILCNEDGGVLNDPILLRVEEDEFWFSISDSTLMQWIEGVNVGKEFDVEIDEIDVAPMQIQGPRSEDVMREVVGEEVSEIPYYGLMEAEVDGCPVLVSQTGFSGEKGFEIYVKEAMENAERVWDPVLETVKDHGGMQIAPGHHRRIAAGILSWGQDMDHETSPFQVNLGYQVPDDKDGDYVGKEALEAQQEQIENGEYPFNLKMVGLKMAGEPIRDYASDFWLVSDPDTGEECGYMTSPWHNPELETNIGLGFVPAEKLQKETDAALDDEIYEEDLDIEFQVHLPDEYAEEPGESVYATVAEVPFKESVNPSAREQAKLNARKDAESE
- a CDS encoding RNA polymerase Rpb4 family protein, with amino-acid sequence MTIFKEQLDEEYLTLAETKELLADVEAEHAADEDREMPYELARAIDHVNRFADLTPEEAREFVAELRDHEKVDEPTAYKIADLKPANRDELRAIYAQERFSLSGDELDDVLAIVAKHV
- a CDS encoding helix-turn-helix domain-containing protein, whose protein sequence is MNLIAVVDIAHSDLSLAPTIRECSDVTIRVVPQSGTDPDTGIFFFLVENPGEEFEAQLDEDHTVAEWELVAGSEATRVYRIRHPPETKLISPKTSELSGLMREAITNARGWTVRLQFPDREALAALADYCDEEDISFTLQQMFRQDEWNGGEPTGLTEAQRVALVTAYENGYFEEPREARLADIAAELDLSPTAVGGRIRRGTAKLVETALLEE